Proteins co-encoded in one Elusimicrobiota bacterium genomic window:
- a CDS encoding Zn-dependent oligopeptidase, giving the protein VDKELLDFKRSGLELPKEKRQEVVDLRKKLVELEATLGKNINDYKDFALFDLSELDGLPEDFVARLDKVDGKYKVGLDYPDYFPFMENSTNPAARRVMEGKFNDRATRQNLPVLKEVLALRLKAARLLGYPTHASFVLEDRMAKDPKAVAAFITRLRKKVKILGADELEVLKALKVVFEGRAADGKFNAWDWRFYDNQLKKAKYSVDNQKIKEYFPADHVTEQMLGVYQKLLGLKFRQITDADTWHPDVKLYEITDAAGGEPIAYFYLDLFPREGKYKHAAAFSMITGRVLPDGRYQKPVSSMVANFNKSTKDRPSLLTHDEVETFFHEFGHIMHQTLTKARYGRFSGSATARDFVEAPSQMLENWVWDREVLQSLSGHYSDRTKKLPGELLNKMLAAKNVNSGLVTLRQLLFGSVDQLYHGNPPSDTTKAYARLASEVSMIPMSSGTHPEASFGHLMGYDSGYYGYMWSKVYAEDMYSLFKEAGALNPQLGRRYRTEILEKGSSRDEMESLKAFLLREPNEDAFLESIGLKPGKS; this is encoded by the coding sequence CGTCGACAAGGAGCTGCTCGACTTCAAGCGCTCCGGCCTCGAGCTGCCGAAGGAGAAGCGCCAGGAGGTCGTCGACCTGCGCAAGAAGCTCGTCGAGCTAGAGGCCACCCTCGGCAAGAACATCAACGACTACAAGGACTTCGCCCTGTTCGACCTGTCCGAGCTCGACGGCCTGCCCGAGGACTTCGTCGCCCGCCTCGACAAGGTCGACGGGAAGTACAAGGTCGGCCTCGACTACCCCGACTACTTCCCGTTCATGGAGAACTCCACCAACCCGGCCGCGCGCCGCGTGATGGAGGGCAAGTTCAACGACCGCGCCACGCGCCAGAACCTGCCGGTGCTCAAGGAGGTCCTCGCCCTGCGCCTGAAGGCCGCGCGCCTGCTCGGCTACCCGACCCACGCGAGCTTCGTCCTCGAGGACCGCATGGCGAAGGACCCGAAAGCGGTCGCCGCCTTCATCACCCGCCTGCGCAAGAAGGTGAAGATCCTCGGCGCCGACGAGCTCGAGGTCCTCAAGGCGCTGAAGGTCGTCTTCGAGGGCCGCGCCGCCGACGGCAAGTTCAACGCCTGGGACTGGCGCTTCTACGACAACCAGCTCAAGAAGGCCAAGTACTCCGTGGACAACCAGAAGATCAAGGAGTACTTCCCGGCCGATCACGTGACCGAGCAGATGCTCGGCGTCTACCAGAAGCTCCTGGGCCTGAAGTTCCGCCAGATCACGGACGCCGACACCTGGCATCCCGACGTGAAGCTCTACGAGATCACCGACGCCGCGGGCGGCGAGCCGATCGCGTACTTCTACCTCGACCTGTTCCCGCGCGAGGGCAAGTACAAGCACGCCGCCGCCTTCTCGATGATCACGGGCCGGGTCCTGCCCGACGGCCGCTACCAGAAGCCGGTGTCGTCGATGGTCGCCAACTTCAACAAGTCCACGAAGGACCGCCCGTCCTTGCTGACCCACGACGAGGTGGAGACCTTCTTCCATGAGTTCGGCCACATCATGCACCAGACCCTGACCAAGGCCCGCTACGGCCGCTTCTCCGGCTCGGCGACCGCGCGGGACTTCGTCGAGGCCCCGTCGCAGATGCTCGAGAACTGGGTCTGGGACCGGGAGGTCCTGCAGTCGTTGTCGGGCCACTACTCCGACCGGACGAAGAAGCTGCCGGGCGAGCTGCTCAACAAGATGCTCGCGGCCAAGAACGTGAACTCCGGCCTCGTGACCTTGCGCCAGCTCCTGTTCGGGTCGGTGGACCAGCTCTACCACGGCAACCCCCCCTCGGACACGACCAAGGCCTACGCGCGCCTGGCCTCGGAGGTCTCCATGATCCCGATGTCCTCCGGCACGCACCCCGAGGCGAGCTTCGGCCACCTGATGGGCTACGACTCGGGCTACTACGGCTACATGTGGTCGAAGGTCTACGCCGAGGACATGTACTCCCTCTTCAAGGAGGCAGGCGCGCTCAACCCGCAGCTGGGGCGGCGCTACCGCACCGAGATCCTCGAGAAGGGCTCCTCGCGCGACGAGATGGAGTCGCTCAAGGCGTTCCTTCTGCGCGAGCCCAACGAGGACGCGTTCCTCGAGAGCATCGGCCTCAAGCCCGGAAAGAGCTGA
- a CDS encoding prolipoprotein diacylglyceryl transferase, with amino-acid sequence MHPTLCRLADGTTISTYSVLTALGYLAGIVWLRTQVKNLRATPGLFYALVGTLLAAALSGGKLGFFLVEWRDFAADPGAMLRDWGTGWVFWSGFLLACLAGFFFQIWHNKTHRPRLYLPVADYFGAALALGHVLGRLGCWAEGCCHGRPTGLPWGSAFMDPASSVPPRLLGVLLHPTQLYEAFGEAAAAAVLIGWVLPKIRAGKYRYGSAFLGYILYYSILRFSIECLRGDDRGVFLWSFLSPSQWVSLGAGLAAAWALKVRGVIERDPKSRTIYADGKP; translated from the coding sequence ATGCACCCGACCCTGTGCCGCCTGGCCGACGGCACGACGATCTCGACCTACTCCGTCCTCACCGCGCTGGGCTATCTGGCCGGCATCGTCTGGCTGCGCACCCAGGTCAAGAATCTGCGGGCCACGCCGGGGCTTTTCTACGCGCTGGTGGGGACCTTGCTCGCCGCGGCCCTGTCGGGCGGCAAGCTCGGCTTCTTCCTCGTCGAGTGGCGGGACTTCGCCGCCGATCCCGGGGCGATGCTGCGCGATTGGGGTACGGGCTGGGTGTTCTGGTCGGGCTTCCTGCTGGCCTGCCTCGCGGGGTTCTTCTTCCAGATCTGGCACAACAAGACCCACCGCCCGCGCCTGTATCTGCCCGTGGCCGATTACTTCGGCGCGGCGCTCGCGCTGGGCCATGTGCTGGGCCGCCTGGGCTGCTGGGCCGAGGGCTGCTGCCACGGGCGCCCGACGGGCCTGCCCTGGGGCTCGGCGTTCATGGACCCCGCGTCGAGCGTGCCGCCGCGGCTGCTCGGCGTGCTGCTTCATCCGACCCAGCTCTACGAGGCGTTCGGCGAGGCCGCGGCCGCGGCGGTCCTGATCGGCTGGGTCCTCCCGAAGATTCGCGCGGGGAAGTATCGCTACGGTTCGGCCTTCCTCGGCTACATCCTCTACTATTCGATCCTGCGATTTTCGATCGAGTGCCTGCGCGGCGACGACCGCGGCGTGTTCCTCTGGTCGTTCCTGTCGCCGTCCCAGTGGGTCTCGCTCGGCGCCGGCCTCGCCGCCGCCTGGGCGCTCAAGGTCCGCGGCGTCATCGAGCGCGACCCCAAGTCGCGCACGATCTACGCCGACGGCAAGCCCTAG
- a CDS encoding class I SAM-dependent methyltransferase, whose amino-acid sequence MSKLDQAGAAMNWMFPTLPYIIRISYKGQSRAVGSGPEKVEMACKTEDSLAALARQDLSEFLDHYAMGDADLNGDMYSFVGARNFVRKDQLWRIHLKYQLRYLTTALFPSNIRRKLRAVSSHYDLPNDFILSYLDKRTKAYSCAMWKDPLKIGDLDDQALGDAQYDKFDQALTALQVQPDDKFIDIGTGYGFAPHLAETKFGCKNTLGITLSQNQVDDGFSKNLKLLHYLEVPADGSFDKLHTCGMISHLDRSEIERYYRHCYGLLKSGGKAWFHAIIPPANNAGLTNYTTISGTFSQKYVFPDHFQFPLHVHLKIIEKLGFRVKNINFRYGHYAKTLRHWYKLYVENLPRTRHMITPTIERAWHLYLTYASVVDGPQSVLKQILCEKP is encoded by the coding sequence TTGTCCAAACTCGACCAGGCCGGCGCCGCGATGAACTGGATGTTCCCGACGCTTCCATATATCATCCGCATCTCCTACAAGGGCCAGAGCCGCGCCGTCGGCTCCGGGCCGGAGAAGGTCGAGATGGCCTGCAAGACCGAGGACTCGCTCGCGGCCCTCGCCCGCCAGGACCTCTCCGAGTTCCTCGACCACTACGCGATGGGCGACGCCGACCTCAACGGCGACATGTATTCCTTCGTCGGGGCGCGCAACTTCGTGCGAAAGGACCAGCTGTGGCGCATCCATCTCAAGTACCAGCTGCGCTACCTGACGACCGCCCTCTTCCCCTCGAACATCCGGCGCAAGCTGCGGGCGGTCAGCTCCCACTACGACCTGCCCAACGACTTCATCCTGTCCTATCTGGACAAAAGGACGAAGGCCTACTCCTGCGCGATGTGGAAGGACCCGCTCAAGATCGGGGACCTCGACGACCAGGCCCTGGGCGACGCCCAGTACGACAAGTTCGATCAGGCGCTGACCGCCCTGCAGGTCCAGCCGGACGACAAGTTCATCGACATCGGCACCGGCTACGGCTTCGCGCCGCACCTGGCGGAGACGAAGTTCGGCTGCAAGAACACCCTCGGCATCACCCTCTCGCAGAACCAGGTCGACGACGGCTTCTCGAAGAACCTCAAGCTGCTGCATTATCTCGAGGTGCCCGCCGACGGGAGCTTCGACAAGCTCCACACCTGCGGCATGATCAGCCATCTCGACCGCTCCGAGATCGAGCGCTACTACCGGCACTGCTACGGCCTGCTGAAGTCCGGCGGCAAGGCGTGGTTCCATGCCATCATCCCGCCGGCCAACAACGCGGGCCTGACCAACTACACGACGATCTCGGGGACATTCTCGCAGAAGTACGTGTTCCCCGACCACTTCCAGTTCCCGCTGCACGTGCACCTCAAGATCATCGAGAAGCTGGGTTTCCGGGTGAAGAACATCAACTTCCGCTACGGCCATTACGCGAAGACCCTCCGGCACTGGTACAAGCTCTACGTCGAGAACCTGCCGCGGACCCGGCACATGATCACGCCCACGATCGAGCGGGCCTGGCACCTGTACCTGACCTACGCGTCGGTGGTGGACGGGCCGCAGTCGGTGCTCAAGCAGATCCTCTGCGAGAAGCCCTGA
- the rfbA gene encoding glucose-1-phosphate thymidylyltransferase RfbA: MASQRLKGIVLAGGSGTRLYPVTRSVSKQLVPVYDKPMIYYPLSTLMLAGIRDILIITTPEDRPAFARLLGDGSWAGLNISYAVQPKPEGLAQAFIIGADFVGKDRAALVLGDNIFYGHGLPEHLRAAAAQKTGATVFAYHVRDPERYGVVEFDARGRAVSLAEKPLKPKSNYAVTGLYFYDNTVLDIAAKLKPSPRGELEITDVNKAFMRKGKLHVQTMGRGIAWLDTGTHEALLQASTFIQVIEERQALKVACLEEIAFNMGWIDAKELRALAEPMRKNEYGRYLLRVAEGRD; the protein is encoded by the coding sequence ATGGCCAGTCAGCGCTTGAAAGGCATCGTGCTCGCCGGGGGCTCGGGGACGCGCCTGTACCCCGTGACCCGCTCGGTCAGCAAGCAGCTTGTCCCCGTCTACGACAAGCCGATGATCTACTATCCCCTGTCCACGCTCATGCTGGCCGGCATACGCGACATCCTCATCATCACGACCCCCGAGGACCGGCCGGCCTTCGCGCGCCTGCTCGGCGACGGTTCGTGGGCAGGACTGAATATTTCATATGCGGTCCAGCCCAAGCCCGAGGGCCTGGCCCAGGCCTTCATCATCGGCGCCGACTTCGTGGGCAAGGACCGCGCCGCCCTCGTCCTCGGCGACAACATCTTCTACGGCCACGGCCTGCCCGAGCATCTGCGCGCCGCCGCGGCGCAGAAGACGGGCGCGACCGTCTTCGCCTACCACGTCCGCGACCCCGAGCGCTACGGCGTCGTCGAATTCGACGCGCGGGGGCGGGCGGTGAGCCTGGCCGAGAAGCCGCTGAAGCCGAAGTCCAACTATGCCGTGACCGGCCTCTACTTCTACGACAACACGGTCCTCGATATCGCCGCCAAGCTCAAACCCTCCCCGCGCGGTGAGCTCGAGATCACCGACGTGAACAAGGCGTTCATGCGGAAGGGGAAGCTGCACGTGCAGACGATGGGCCGGGGCATCGCCTGGCTCGACACCGGCACGCACGAGGCGCTCCTGCAGGCCTCGACCTTCATCCAGGTCATCGAGGAGCGGCAGGCGCTCAAGGTCGCCTGCCTCGAGGAGATCGCCTTCAACATGGGCTGGATCGACGCCAAGGAGCTGCGGGCGCTGGCCGAGCCGATGCGCAAGAACGAGTACGGCCGCTACCTGCTCCGCGTCGCCGAAGGGCGGGACTGA